A genome region from Desulfobotulus pelophilus includes the following:
- a CDS encoding tRNA 4-thiouridine(8) synthase ThiI, translated as MKKIRALGLSSGGLDSILAALVLRQQGIEVVWAAFETPFFDATNARKASDKYEIPLLVKEITQHYLPMLKQPEGGYGRAMNPCKDCHSLMFREAGVLMEKEGFDFLFSGEVSGQRPMSQTSSALRYVEKRSGYEGRILRPLSARILPETPVEQQKLVDRDRLFGFQGRGRKQQLALAKELGVRDFPAPAGGCLLTDLNFGRKLKDLLEHHRDVDALDCHLLKGGRHFRLDPQSKLIVGRTAKDNELLQRYIDKDRHCRIRTVNVPGPLGVICGPADSHTRHLAAGIVAGYTKATDLETVTLRFDGGGQREQLEALPLRSSRIRELMI; from the coding sequence ATGAAAAAAATACGGGCTCTGGGCCTCTCTTCTGGTGGACTTGACAGTATTCTTGCTGCCCTTGTTTTACGGCAGCAGGGCATAGAAGTGGTCTGGGCAGCATTTGAAACCCCCTTTTTTGATGCAACTAATGCACGTAAAGCTTCCGATAAGTACGAGATCCCTCTGTTGGTTAAAGAGATTACACAGCACTACCTCCCTATGTTGAAGCAGCCTGAAGGAGGGTATGGCAGGGCTATGAACCCCTGTAAGGACTGCCACTCTCTGATGTTTCGGGAAGCGGGGGTTCTTATGGAAAAGGAAGGTTTTGATTTTCTTTTCAGCGGTGAAGTCTCCGGGCAGCGACCCATGTCCCAGACTTCATCGGCTCTGCGCTATGTGGAAAAACGATCCGGTTATGAGGGCCGGATTCTCAGGCCCCTTTCCGCACGGATTCTTCCGGAAACACCTGTGGAGCAACAGAAACTTGTGGATCGAGACCGCCTGTTTGGTTTTCAGGGACGGGGTCGGAAACAGCAGCTGGCTCTTGCAAAGGAGCTGGGGGTAAGGGATTTTCCGGCACCTGCAGGTGGTTGCCTTCTGACGGATCTGAATTTTGGCAGAAAACTGAAAGATCTTCTGGAACATCACCGTGATGTGGATGCTCTGGACTGCCACCTGCTGAAGGGAGGGCGTCATTTTCGGCTTGATCCCCAAAGTAAGCTGATTGTTGGAAGGACGGCAAAGGACAACGAACTGTTGCAGAGATATATAGATAAAGACCGTCACTGCCGTATCCGGACGGTGAATGTTCCCGGGCCTCTTGGTGTTATTTGCGGCCCTGCTGACAGCCATACGCGTCACCTTGCAGCAGGCATTGTGGCGGGGTACACGAAGGCCACCGATCTGGAGACGGTGACCCTGCGTTTTG